The nucleotide window TTCAAAAGTTTATTAAGAAAAGCTTTTCCCGACTTTTATAATTATAAAAAATGATTTTAAACTTACTAGGTTGAATTAAATGTAAATTTAGTTATGATTATAGTTAAATAGACTTATGAAGTATTTAATCCTATTATTATTTATTGTAAGTGCTTCCTTGTTTTCTCAAGAAGGTGAAATTGTTTATGGTATTAATTTAAATTTAACTATTGAAAAAATAAATGAAAGAGTTAAGAAGAGTAAACGAAAACTTAATCAAGAGGTAATAACTACTTTAAAAAAAATGGTTTTGAATTCTAGAGAAATAGAAGGAGTTTTATTATTTTCAAATATGATTTCAAATTATGAAATTAATGAAAGTGTAAAAAATGAAGGAGTAAAAGGAGTTAGTTTTATTAAGAATGATGCTGGAGGTAATAACTTTTACCATACATCTTTATTGCTTCAAAAAAACAAACAAGAAAACTGTGAAATTTTAGAAGCGTGTTATGTAGTAGAAAATGAGAAACCTATTTGGGAGTTAACACAAGAAACAAAATATATTGGAGGTTATTTGTGTTATAAAGCGATTCAATCAAACTCTAAAAACAAGATTAAAAAACCAATAGCATGGTATACTAATGAAATACCACTTGGGTACGGACCTGTTGAATTTTATGGTTTACCAGGATTGATATTAGAGTTAGAAAAATCAACAATAACTTTTAAGGCTAAAAAAATTGTGTTTAATTCAAAAAATAAAATAAAAATTAGAGAGCTTAAGGGAAAAGAAGTTACAAAAAAGGAGTTTAAAAGTTTATTAATAAAAGCATTTCCTGACTTTTATAATTATAAAAAATAATTTTTCTAAAGGAATGATTAAGCACGTTTTTTCAATAATTTTATTAACCTTTTCAGTAACAGTTTTTACGCAGAATTTTGAATTAAAAGGAATTGTGAAAGATAGTTTGGGAAGCCCATTGCTTTATGCAAATGTTATAGCAAAACCTAGAGACGTGACTAAAAACATGAGTTTTTCAGTTACTGATGAAAAAGGAAGGTATCGTTTAGAGTTAAAAACTAATGTTAACTATACGATTGATGTTAGTTATATTGGTTATAAAAAGGCATCTTTTGTAATTCTATCAAATAAAAACATTCAAAAAAACATCATTTTAAAAGAGGCTAAAAATAAGTTAGAAGAGGTTGTTATAGAGCTTCCTGTTACTGTTAAAGGAGATACAACCATTTACAACACTCAAAAATTTATAAATGGTAAAGAGCGTAAACTTAAAAATATACTTAAAAAATTACCAGGAGTTCAAATAAACAAAAATGGAGTAGTAACCGTTAAAGGAAAAAAAGTTACCAAAATGTTGGTAGATGGTAAACCTTTCTTTGGAGGAAACACAAAATTGGCAATTGAAAATATACCTGCTGATGTTGTTGCTAAAGTGGAGGCCATAGATAATTATAATGAAGTTGCTTTTTTGAGAGGATTAACTGACTCAAATAAATTAGCAATGAATATAAAGTTAAAAGAAGGTAAGAAACGTTTCGTTTTTGGAGATGTAGAAGTAGGAAAAGGTAACGAAGAGTATTATAAAAGTAATGCAAACTTATTTTATTACGCTCCTAAAACCAATGTTAATTTCATAAGTAGTTCTAATAATATTGCTAAAAAAGCATTCACCTTTAAAGATTATATGAGTTTTCAAGGTGGCTCTAATGCTGTGTTTAATAATGGTTTTGATTGGAAAGGTGGAGATCTTTCACAATTTATAGAAAATACGGATGTTTTAAAAAGTAAAGAGCATTTTGGGGCTTTGAATATTAGTAATGTTGTATCAAGTAAATTGGATCTTTCTGGTTTTGTTATTTTTTCTCATACAAATACTAGTAGTCGGATAGTAAATAAAAATGAATATGCAGGTTTTCAAGAGTTACAAAATATTAGTACAAAAGCTATAAATACTTTAGGTATTGGTAAGTTTACTTTTGATTATACACCTAATAATAAGGAACAGTGGTTTTTTAAAACTCAGTTTAAAAATTCTGATAACAATAAAGATAATGGTATTTCTTCTATTGTTAATGCTATAGATAATAGAATTGAAGTTGAAAAAAAAAGTGGCATTTCAAATTTTAATCAAAATGTGGAATGGCATAAAAAAGGGAATAGAAAACATACATATTCTGCTACAGCTAATTTTTTATTTGATAATAATATATTGAACTCTTCATGGAATACTAACCAGCCAATTTTAAATGGCATAGTTCCAGTTTCAAATAATTTAAGAGAGTTAAATATTAATCAATTACGAAAGACTAAGCAATATAATTTCACTACTATTTTTAAAGATTTTTGGGTGTTAAACCGCAATAATCATATTTATACAACCATTGGAAATACGTATCAAAAACACCAGTTTTTTACGGATGATTTTCAGTTGCTAACTAATGGAGTAACAAATAATTTTAGT belongs to Tenacibaculum sp. MAR_2010_89 and includes:
- a CDS encoding GLPGLI family protein — translated: MKYLILLLFIVSASLFSQEGEIVYGINLNLTIEKINERVKKSKRKLNQEVITTLKKMVLNSREIEGVLLFSNMISNYEINESVKNEGVKGVSFIKNDAGGNNFYHTSLLLQKNKQENCEILEACYVVENEKPIWELTQETKYIGGYLCYKAIQSNSKNKIKKPIAWYTNEIPLGYGPVEFYGLPGLILELEKSTITFKAKKIVFNSKNKIKIRELKGKEVTKKEFKSLLIKAFPDFYNYKK
- a CDS encoding carboxypeptidase-like regulatory domain-containing protein; the encoded protein is MIKHVFSIILLTFSVTVFTQNFELKGIVKDSLGSPLLYANVIAKPRDVTKNMSFSVTDEKGRYRLELKTNVNYTIDVSYIGYKKASFVILSNKNIQKNIILKEAKNKLEEVVIELPVTVKGDTTIYNTQKFINGKERKLKNILKKLPGVQINKNGVVTVKGKKVTKMLVDGKPFFGGNTKLAIENIPADVVAKVEAIDNYNEVAFLRGLTDSNKLAMNIKLKEGKKRFVFGDVEVGKGNEEYYKSNANLFYYAPKTNVNFISSSNNIAKKAFTFKDYMSFQGGSNAVFNNGFDWKGGDLSQFIENTDVLKSKEHFGALNISNVVSSKLDLSGFVIFSHTNTSSRIVNKNEYAGFQELQNISTKAINTLGIGKFTFDYTPNNKEQWFFKTQFKNSDNNKDNGISSIVNAIDNRIEVEKKSGISNFNQNVEWHKKGNRKHTYSATANFLFDNNILNSSWNTNQPILNGIVPVSNNLRELNINQLRKTKQYNFTTIFKDFWVLNRNNHIYTTIGNTYQKHQFFTDDFQLLTNGVTNNFSANNFGNDTQYSFHDLFLGAHYKFKIGIFTFKQGVYLHKYNWSVVQEHIIKRSKWNLLPDFLMKIDFNKSKGITARYNLKTTFMDVSKLANRFYLQSYNSVFKGNENLENELYHSVNLNYHRFSFYKGLFFNANINYTKKVKGYTTRVAFLDNLNASKTVDRFLTQDLLLNPSENWNAAVFFEKRIKKIRYKLSGDYINSNYIQDINNVIVKNESNNYSFDIGLETLFDKLPLINIGFRKSIGTYKSSNITSKFSANEPYVDIDYDFLNAFKLTFDYSYYDYKNQTESQSNRYSITNASIFYQKEDSPWNFKITAQNLTDETFKQSNSFSDYLISDTRTYIMPRIILFGIGYKL